A single window of uncultured Pseudodesulfovibrio sp. DNA harbors:
- the nadB gene encoding L-aspartate oxidase, giving the protein MNNFRLQSDALIIGSGIAGSMAALTLADQGHDVIIITAGEDLANGNTSLAQGGIVYRNENDDPKLLEKDILTAGWKHNFTRAVRFLARKGPEVLQETFLEKYKIPFNQRKPGDWYLTREGGHGLARILYCDDHTGRNIMEVLSEAVTAHENIRVLTKRTAIDLLTTQHHAKHLDFKYNLSNQCIGAYVFNEDLGKVETILSKFTMLATGGIGQIFLHTTNTSSSIGSGLAMAHRAGARLMNCEYVQFHPTALYEGSRRGERRFLVSEAVRGEGAVLINSKGEAFMPRYDTRADLAPRDIVTRAIMDEMLQIDDDCVYLDTSGIKEDVNKRFPTISNKCREMGIDISKDPVPVVPAAHYFCGGILVDNRGRSTLEKLYAAGECSCTGVHGANRLASTSLLEGMLWGYSAGQDISSRMNRSAALSRKLDESIPDWISIGHEHNEDPALIAQDWSNIRNTMWNYVGIARTSNRLGRAFSDMRKLTKNLQDFYRETEVSKNIIDLFHGSQAAYIITLAALRNTKTKGCHYRID; this is encoded by the coding sequence ATGAATAATTTCCGATTGCAAAGCGATGCTCTTATTATCGGCTCCGGTATTGCCGGATCCATGGCAGCTCTTACCCTGGCCGACCAAGGGCATGATGTCATTATTATCACAGCCGGAGAAGATCTCGCCAACGGCAACACCTCGCTCGCACAGGGCGGTATCGTCTATCGCAATGAAAACGATGATCCAAAGTTATTGGAAAAGGATATCCTGACAGCCGGATGGAAGCACAATTTCACTCGTGCGGTACGTTTTCTGGCTCGTAAAGGCCCGGAAGTTCTTCAAGAAACCTTTCTTGAAAAATACAAAATCCCCTTCAACCAACGCAAACCGGGCGATTGGTATCTGACTCGCGAAGGAGGCCATGGGCTGGCACGTATTCTGTATTGTGATGACCACACAGGCCGAAACATCATGGAAGTCCTCAGCGAAGCTGTGACAGCTCATGAAAATATTCGTGTCCTGACCAAGCGAACAGCCATTGACCTCTTGACCACCCAACATCACGCCAAGCATCTTGATTTCAAATACAATCTTTCCAATCAATGCATTGGCGCCTATGTCTTCAATGAGGACTTGGGGAAAGTCGAAACTATCCTGTCCAAATTTACCATGTTGGCTACAGGTGGCATCGGACAAATTTTCCTGCACACAACAAACACTTCCAGCTCGATAGGCTCTGGCCTTGCAATGGCTCACAGAGCCGGTGCACGGCTTATGAACTGCGAATATGTCCAGTTCCACCCGACAGCCCTCTACGAAGGGTCAAGACGCGGAGAACGGCGTTTCCTGGTGTCTGAGGCAGTACGAGGTGAAGGCGCAGTTCTTATCAACTCTAAAGGCGAAGCATTCATGCCCCGGTACGACACCCGCGCGGACCTCGCCCCACGTGACATTGTTACCCGTGCAATTATGGACGAGATGCTCCAGATAGACGATGACTGCGTGTACCTCGACACCTCCGGTATCAAAGAGGACGTCAACAAACGTTTCCCCACTATTTCCAATAAATGCAGAGAAATGGGCATAGATATCAGCAAAGACCCAGTCCCTGTCGTTCCTGCCGCGCACTACTTCTGCGGCGGTATTCTCGTTGACAATCGAGGCCGATCCACACTCGAAAAACTCTATGCCGCTGGCGAATGCAGTTGTACGGGGGTTCACGGAGCCAACCGATTGGCTAGCACATCACTACTGGAAGGGATGCTCTGGGGCTACAGCGCCGGACAGGACATAAGTTCTCGTATGAACCGTTCTGCCGCACTCAGTCGTAAACTGGATGAGTCCATCCCAGACTGGATCAGCATTGGTCACGAACACAACGAAGACCCGGCTTTGATCGCCCAGGATTGGTCCAACATCCGCAATACCATGTGGAATTATGTGGGCATCGCACGCACAAGCAACCGATTGGGCCGAGCTTTCTCCGACATGCGCAAATTGACAAAAAACCTTCAGGATTTCTATCGTGAAACCGAAGTCAGTAAAAACATCATCGACCTTTTCCACGGGTCACAAGCCGCATACATCATAACCCTTGCGGCCCTGAGAAACACAAAAACAAAAGGCTGTCATTACCGCATTGACTAA
- a CDS encoding TrkH family potassium uptake protein: MRWKYVLHIIGALVACIGLTMVLPFGWGLYYGDGTAYPIGLSMGITVIAGGFAFAFFRDSEASKKSSVMTHREGMAIVALGWFAAGVFGGLPFYLGGTFESVVDCVFESLSGFSTTGSSVLVDIESVPRGLLFWRSLTHWLGGMGIIVFSLAILPFLGIGGMQLYKAEVPGPSPDKLKPRIKDTAMTLWKVYLLFSAVETVLLMFGGMDLFDALCHTFGTMATGGFSTRNTSVASFDSAYIDYVITIFMVIAGVNFSLHYLLLKGRFKVLVKDPEFRVFAFMIAIFIAIITIFVYAEGNYDTVSDSIRYTSFQVASILTTTGFATANYELWPGVTQAILLFCMFVGGCAGSTGGGMKVMRIMLLFKQSYQELFRLIHPRSVSHVKMGKTVVKDDVISGVWGFFILWLGLLVLAAFIVASTGVDVVTSFAAALACIGNIGPGIGGVGPTDNFAWLPDIAKWVLTFCMVLGRLEIYTVIILFVPEFWRK; this comes from the coding sequence ATGCGGTGGAAATACGTCCTCCACATTATCGGTGCGTTGGTCGCCTGTATTGGGCTGACCATGGTATTACCTTTTGGTTGGGGGTTGTATTACGGCGATGGCACCGCCTATCCCATCGGCCTTTCCATGGGGATTACCGTTATCGCTGGTGGTTTTGCTTTTGCTTTTTTTCGTGATTCAGAGGCTTCGAAAAAATCGTCTGTTATGACTCACCGCGAGGGCATGGCCATCGTTGCCTTGGGGTGGTTTGCGGCCGGAGTTTTCGGAGGATTACCATTTTATTTAGGCGGCACCTTTGAATCTGTGGTGGATTGTGTTTTCGAGTCCTTGTCTGGATTTAGTACAACAGGATCATCGGTACTGGTTGATATAGAAAGCGTCCCTCGTGGCCTGTTATTCTGGCGAAGCCTAACTCATTGGCTTGGTGGGATGGGAATTATTGTCTTTTCCTTAGCCATTCTGCCTTTCTTAGGCATTGGTGGTATGCAGTTGTACAAGGCTGAAGTTCCGGGACCGTCTCCTGACAAGCTTAAGCCTCGTATCAAGGATACGGCTATGACCTTGTGGAAGGTCTATTTACTGTTTAGTGCCGTGGAAACCGTGTTGCTTATGTTTGGCGGCATGGATTTGTTTGACGCTCTTTGTCATACCTTCGGCACCATGGCGACTGGTGGTTTTTCTACCAGAAATACTTCGGTTGCTTCTTTCGACAGCGCATATATCGACTATGTCATTACCATATTTATGGTTATTGCCGGTGTTAATTTCTCCTTGCATTATCTTTTGTTGAAAGGGCGTTTTAAAGTCCTTGTAAAAGATCCTGAATTTAGAGTTTTTGCCTTTATGATTGCCATCTTTATCGCGATCATAACCATATTTGTTTATGCGGAAGGAAATTACGACACTGTTTCCGATTCCATCAGATATACATCGTTTCAAGTCGCTTCCATCTTAACCACAACTGGTTTTGCTACGGCAAATTATGAATTGTGGCCGGGGGTTACTCAGGCCATATTGCTGTTTTGTATGTTTGTTGGTGGGTGTGCCGGCTCTACTGGCGGTGGCATGAAGGTTATGCGCATCATGCTGCTATTCAAGCAGTCCTATCAGGAATTGTTCAGACTCATTCATCCCCGGTCTGTAAGTCATGTCAAAATGGGGAAGACCGTAGTCAAGGATGACGTCATCAGTGGCGTGTGGGGCTTTTTTATACTTTGGCTCGGTTTGTTGGTTCTTGCGGCCTTTATTGTCGCTTCAACTGGAGTTGATGTAGTTACGTCCTTTGCCGCTGCCTTGGCTTGCATAGGTAATATAGGACCAGGCATTGGTGGCGTTGGCCCAACGGACAATTTCGCTTGGCTTCCTGATATCGCAAAATGGGTTCTGACGTTTTGTATGGTTTTAGGAAGGCTCGAAATTTATACAGTTATTATTCTCTTTGTGCCGGAGTTTTGGCGCAAGTAA
- the nadC gene encoding carboxylating nicotinate-nucleotide diphosphorylase, whose protein sequence is MPTNTFEDFFQAEAKMFLLATIRIALAEDASDLTSMGLFTDNDTAQAMIVAKQETVVAGLPLIPLILEFGGEECQIHLNVDEGDTVSEGTMVAAIQGPALQLLKAERVIMNFLCHLSGIANLTANYVEALKGTKTQLLDTRKTLPGLRFPEKYAVLAGGGKNHRLTLSDMLMLKDNHIDRAGSISQAVTQLHTVHSPCPPIEVECRTLEEVEEASQCDIKRIMLDNMDAETAKTALGIIPNNIETEISGNISLNNIREVAELGPDFISVGKLTHSAPSSDFSMKFIPLP, encoded by the coding sequence ATGCCCACCAACACTTTTGAAGATTTCTTTCAAGCCGAAGCCAAAATGTTCCTGCTGGCGACCATCCGTATTGCCCTCGCTGAGGATGCCTCGGATTTGACCAGCATGGGCTTGTTCACTGATAACGACACGGCACAAGCCATGATTGTAGCAAAACAGGAAACCGTTGTTGCCGGTCTGCCCTTGATACCGCTGATCCTCGAATTCGGTGGAGAAGAATGCCAAATCCACCTCAATGTGGATGAAGGCGACACCGTTTCTGAAGGGACCATGGTGGCAGCAATTCAGGGGCCGGCGCTCCAACTGCTCAAAGCAGAAAGAGTCATCATGAATTTCCTCTGTCATCTCTCCGGCATTGCCAACCTGACAGCGAACTACGTCGAAGCTCTCAAGGGAACCAAGACCCAGCTTCTCGACACACGAAAGACGCTACCGGGTCTTCGATTCCCTGAAAAATACGCTGTACTCGCCGGAGGTGGAAAAAACCACCGCCTTACATTGTCTGACATGCTCATGCTCAAAGACAATCACATTGATCGAGCCGGATCTATTTCACAGGCAGTGACTCAGCTCCACACGGTACATTCACCCTGCCCTCCAATCGAGGTTGAATGTCGCACTCTTGAAGAAGTAGAAGAAGCAAGTCAGTGCGACATAAAGCGCATCATGCTCGACAACATGGATGCAGAAACAGCCAAAACAGCTTTAGGTATCATTCCGAATAACATTGAGACAGAAATCAGTGGCAATATCTCTTTGAACAACATTAGAGAGGTTGCAGAGCTTGGCCCGGACTTCATCTCGGTGGGCAAATTGACGCACTCAGCGCCATCATCTGATTTCAGTATGAAATTTATACCTTTACCATAA
- the nadA gene encoding quinolinate synthase NadA, whose protein sequence is MENPKDTIDRIKEAMGDSLSILGHHYQSDEVIAFTDVRGDSLELARKINDLKAKHIVFCGVFFMAESAAILCRPDQKIHIPDTSATCPMADMAEGKRVRQVLDILQKTGRTITPLTYVNSSAAVKAVVGEYGGSVCTSANAQTMLSWAIKQGDGVLFLPDKHLARNSANALGISEENRILLPVDVIDGDPELYVTPSMTDDKQFIIWPGYCPIHEEFSLDTIEAIRTAEPEARIVVHPECDPALVHASDGNGSTTFLIKYAAEAPLGATIYIGTEVNLVNRLADQYKGEKTIKPLIASQCDDMAKITVEKLAHTLDNLETATPVTVSDSIKEPAKLALERMLKVCS, encoded by the coding sequence GTGGAAAACCCCAAGGACACCATTGATAGGATTAAGGAGGCCATGGGCGATTCCTTGTCCATTCTCGGTCATCATTATCAATCGGATGAAGTTATTGCCTTCACCGACGTTCGTGGCGATTCTCTTGAGTTAGCACGAAAGATTAACGACCTGAAAGCAAAGCACATCGTGTTTTGTGGTGTGTTTTTCATGGCTGAATCCGCTGCCATTCTTTGTCGCCCAGACCAAAAAATTCATATCCCGGACACCTCTGCGACCTGTCCCATGGCAGACATGGCAGAAGGAAAACGAGTTAGACAGGTTCTTGATATCCTCCAAAAAACGGGTCGAACAATTACTCCACTGACCTATGTGAACTCATCGGCAGCCGTCAAAGCCGTGGTGGGAGAATATGGAGGTTCAGTCTGCACCTCTGCCAACGCTCAAACCATGCTCTCCTGGGCCATAAAACAAGGTGACGGTGTCCTCTTTCTTCCAGACAAACATCTGGCCCGCAACAGTGCCAATGCACTCGGCATCTCCGAAGAAAACCGTATTCTTCTGCCGGTCGATGTCATCGACGGTGATCCTGAATTGTATGTCACGCCATCCATGACTGACGACAAGCAGTTCATCATTTGGCCAGGATACTGCCCAATTCATGAAGAATTTTCACTCGACACCATCGAGGCGATTCGTACCGCTGAACCGGAAGCTCGTATTGTGGTTCACCCTGAATGTGATCCGGCATTGGTTCACGCTTCCGATGGCAACGGATCGACCACCTTCTTGATAAAATATGCTGCCGAGGCTCCTCTGGGAGCAACTATTTACATCGGTACCGAGGTGAACCTCGTTAACCGATTGGCAGACCAGTACAAAGGCGAAAAGACCATCAAGCCGCTCATTGCAAGTCAATGCGACGACATGGCCAAAATAACCGTGGAAAAACTGGCCCACACGCTTGATAACCTTGAAACCGCTACGCCTGTCACTGTGAGCGACTCCATCAAGGAACCAGCAAAACTGGCTCTTGAGCGTATGCTCAAAGTTTGCTCCTAG